In Oligoflexus sp., the DNA window ATATCATGGAATCGAAGATCATGCCGACGTTCTATGCTGCGACGCGCCTTAATCAGGACTGGCACGTGGGTCTGAGCATGAATGCAGCCTGGGGCAGTGCCTCGAAGTATGCCTCGGATTGGGTTGGCCGCTATTATGCGACAGAAACTGAATTGACCGGCATCAACCTCGGTCTTTTGACCTCTTATCAAGTCCTGCCAGGTCTGACTCTGGGCGGCGGTGTTCAGCTTCAGCGGGCCAATGGCCTTCTGGCCCAGGCTGTGGATCTGGGGAGCGTGATCTATCGCGCGCAGCGTCTGGCGGGAGCTGCCGGTGATCCGACTCTGGTTGGCAACCGGGATATCATCGCCGAGTTCAAAGGCCAGGGCGATAGCGCAGGTTTTGTGCTTGGTCTGACTTATGATATCACTTCCGCGCTTGAGCTGGGCCTCAGTTACCGAAGCCCCGTGAAGCATAAGGTGGAAGGTGATATGACGTTCGCGGCGGAAAACGTGGCCTCGCAGCTGACCCTGACCCAGGTTGCCAGTCGTGAAGCGCAATTCCGTTCCGCGGATGCCTCGCTGAGCATGAGCACGCCGGCGATTTATGTGGCGGGATTAAGCTACCGCGCCCTTTCCCAGCTGACTGTATACGGGAATGCGACCTATACCGACTGGGATAGCATGGAAAAGCTGGAAATCAAGTACGGCGAAGGGCAGAGCACCAAAACTCTCCTGGGTTGGAAGGACTCCGTCTACGCAGCAGTCGGCGCCGATTATGCTTTTGTCGCGGGACAGAAACTGCGGGCCGGTTTTGCTTATGAAAGCGAGCCGATTGAAGACGGTCTGAGAAACCCACGGAGCCCGGGTTCGGATCGCACGGTCTATGCCCTTGGCTATGGCTATCAAAGCATGAGCGGATACTATTTTGATGCTGGATTTAACTATTACCAGTATAAGTCGGCGCCACTGGATCTGAAAGCCAGCGCTTATGCCGAAAATCAAATTCGCGGTAATTTGAGCGGTGAATACGAGCGGAATATCAAGCTTCTCATGCTGCAGACCGGCCGTAAGTTCTAAACTCCGGCTTCCCATCCCCGGCCCGCATTCAAATGCGTGAGTCATCCGTTGCCAGCGGGTTTTCTCCAGGAGAAGATTCCGCTGGTACGATGCCCGATTTTGCAAATCCTGCCAAAGATGTAAATAGACTCCTAAAGTGGTTCGTTTGAGCATCCACGCTCCGATTCCTAAAAGGAGACTTTATGAAATACATTCAACTAGGGATGTTTCTTCTCGCAACCTGCCTTGCGCCATGGGCCGAGGCCCGATCGCCGGCTCGTGATGCAGCGGCGGAGCAGGAACTGCGGGACATCGCGACCGAAGCCTACATCTATGTTTATCCGCTGGTGACCATGGATGTGACGCGCAAGGTCATGACCAATACGGCGACGGATGATGGGTTAGGACGTGGACCCATGAATAGCTTTCATCATATTCGGACCTTTCCATCCGCTGACATGAAAGATGTCGTGCGCCCCAACTTTGATACCCTTTATTCCGTGGCCTGGCTGGATCTGACTCAAGGCCCCCTGGTGATCGACACACCGGATACTCAGGGCCGTTATTATCTTCTGCCGATGATGGATATGTGGACGGACGTCTTTGCCGTTCCTGGCAAACGGACGACTGGGACAAAGGCGGCTCAGTATGTGGTCGTTCCTCAGGGATGGAAGGGGCAGCTGCCTGCAGGTGCAGAGAAAATCGAAGCGCCGACGCCCTATGTTTGGATCATTGGCCGGACCCAGACGAACGGAGTCCAGGACTTCGCGAATGTGAATGATGTGCAGAACGGTTTCACGGTCAGAGCTTTGGATTCCGCGGCCCAGGAGCCGACCTCCAACGTCGCCCCTGATCCCACTGTGGACATGGCGACTCCGCCGCTGGAACAGGTGAATCGGATGCCGGCTTTGGATTATTTCCGCTATGCGGCGGAACTCATGAAGCTGCATAAGCCACATATCACCGATCAGAGTCTGCTCTTCCGCTTGGAAAAATTGGGCCTCGTCCCTGGGCAGAGTTTGAAAGTTCAAAATGCCCTGATTCAGAAAGCCCTGGAAGCTGGTGCCGCCGATGGCCTGAAAAAAATCGAAAGCCAGGCGGGACGCCTCGGAGAGAGAGTCAATGGCTGGCAGATCGATCGCGGGACCATGGGGGTTTACGGCAATGATTATCTGAAGCGCGCCTATATCACCTTGGCAGGACTTGGGGCCAACCTTCCCGAGGATGCCGTCTATCCCCTGGCCTTTACCGATGCCTATAATGAGCCGCTGACCGGCGCAAAGAATTATGTGCTGCACTTCGACAAGGATGAGCTGCCACCGGTCGATGCCTTCTGGTCTGTGACCATGTATGATGTGCAAGGATTTCCGGTCCCTAATCCTCTGAATCGTTATGCGCTCGGTGATCGGGATCCCCTGAAGTATAACCCGGATGGTTCCCTTGATCTTTACATTCAGCATGAAAATCCGGGTCCCGATAAGGAATCCAACTGGCTGCCCGCACCGGAAGGAGGCATGGGTGTGACCATGCGGCTCTATGCACCGCGGGCCAGCGTGCTCGATGGGAGCTGGAATCCTCCCGCTATCCGCTGATCAGGATGCAGGGGCGGTGTGCTGCTCATTCGAAGTCAAGCGTCGTAACGCAAGCTCGGCAAGGTAGTAATCAAACACGAGCTGAATGTTTTCGACCTGAGTCCGGTAAAGAGTCCGGCTGGCTTCCAGCACATCCGCTCCGCTCCTGACGCCGCGTTCATACTCCTCGCTCGTCTGTTTCAGGTATTTTCGGGCTTTCTGAAGCTGCTCGTCAGAATCATGGATCAGATCATGCAGCACTTTCATATCATGAAGGTGCTCATGATAGACGGCCTCGATCTGTTGGGTGCTATGCTGTTTTTGAAGTTCGTAAGCCGAAGCTTCCAGTCTTTTCGCTGAGGCTTCGTTCTGAACGCTCAAGTTATCACCAAGGGGAATGCTGAGACGGATGCCGGCGGCAAAATCCCTTTTCGGCAAAGAACCGGGTTCCTCCTGCGTTCCCTGCAGAAATTCCTCATAGCTGGCAAAAAGGTTCACGTCCGGGGTCCATTGTGTGACGGAGGAACCGGCGATCATCTGGGCCTGCTCCGCCTGCAGGGAAAGTTTGCGAACGGCCGGATGAGTCCCGGCAGCCAGCTTATAGTCCCCTTCCTTGGGTTCGGGTGGATGGGCAAAGGCCCGGTCGAGGGAGATGTTCGCGTCCTCGGGCAACCCGAGGAGGATGCGGAGTTTGTTGCTCAGCTCGTGCTCCTCCTTGTCAAGATTGCGTTTTTCTCGTTTCAAGGCTGCTTCGTGAAGCTCGAATTCCAAAAGATCCGTATTGGTGGTCAGACCTGCGTTCACTTTAACGCGGGATGATTTTTTCTTGGCCGAAGCCACCTGGACAGCTTCGGTCCATGCGTTCTTAAGCTCCCGAACCGATGCAAGCTTCACAAAGATTTCACGGGCGAGGCCCAGTTGGTTTCTGAAAACCAGCTGAGCCTCTTCGCTGCGGATGGCTGTTTCTTTGTCCTGAAGCGTGTCTTTCAGGGCATCACGGTTCCCGCGATAAAGGTTGACGCTCCCTTCCACTTTGAAAAAGGGGGCGCTCTCTCCACTGCCGTCGACCTCACGCACACCGCGCAGGCCGGATTCAAGATCCAGCTTTGGGTATCGTGCGCGCGCCTGATAGCCTTGCCTTGCGGCCGATGCTTCTTTCAGAAACTCAGCCGCCTTCACTTCCTTGCTATTCTTTTGAACCCGTTGAGGCAGTTCATCGTACTTCACAAGCACAGTTTCGCGCGCCAGCAGGTTCGTTGGCAGGAGCAGGAGGGTGAGGAGTGATGCCCATGACTTCATTGAAGGATCCTTTTTAGTCGAGATTGTCGAAGGCGGACAGGAGTTCCTTGTCCTTCGCTTTGAAAACAAAATCAAGGTTGAAAGGCTTGCCGATGGGCGCAGGCATCTGACCGGAGAAAGCTTTGCCATCATAGGTGATGGTAAAGTCCTTGGACTGCCACTTGCCCTTTTTCTCCGTGGCCATCGTCACCTTCGCCGTCTTGTCCCAGGCGCTGGCATCGACGGGTTTCATCTCGGCGTCATAGACATAGACCTGAAGCTTGCCGTCCGGCGAGCGCACCAGCTCGGCCTTGTTCATAAGCTGCGCCTTGGGCCCAAGCTTTGCATCCTTTTTCGCGACGACCGCGGAAACCAGTCCACCGAATTTCCCCGTATCCGAGAGTTTGGGGCCATGGCCTTCATCATGAGCCAGGGCTGGGATGCTGGAGGCGAACGAGATAGCCAGGAGCAGTGCACTCAATTTCATAAAAGTTCTCCTTGATTCGCTTGAAAGCGAAGATATTGCTCAGAAGCCTTCTGACCGAAGAGGTAAAAGGCCGTCGGAGTCACGATCAGATCCAGGAAGGTCGAGGACACGAGTCCGCCGACGATCACCACCGCGACCGGGTGAAGAATTTCCTTGCCTGGCTCGCCGGCCGCGAGCAGCAGGGGAATGAGGGCCAGGGCGGCGGTCGATGCGGTCATGAGCACGGGCACCAGTCTTTCCAGGGTGCCGCGCAGGATCATGTCTTTGCCAAAGGTTTCGCCCTCTTCTTTCATGAGATGAAGGTAGTGGCTCACCATCAGGATTCCATTGCGTGAGGCAATGCCGCAGAGGGTAATAAAGGCGATCAGCGTGGCGACGGAGAGGACTCTTTCGGTCATATAGATGGCCAGAACGCTGCCGATCAGAGCCAGGGGAATGTTCAGCATCACCTGAATGCTCAGGATCCATGAACGGAAATGCAGGTAAAGAACGGTAAAGATTCCCAGAAGCGACAGAAGCCCTAGCACGAGTATCCTTTGCGAAGCCTGCTGCTGACTTTCAAACTGCCCGCCTAGCTTGATGAAATAGCCGGCAGGAAGCGTCAATTCACTGAGCTTTTTCTGTATATCCTGGACCGTTGTGCCCAAGTCCCGGCCCTGGGTGTTGGCGGAAACCACGATGCGCCTTTGCATGTCCTCGCGGTTGATCATGTTCGGACCGCTGCCCTGATAGATTCGCGAGACATCCGCAAGCGTCACGCCCTGGCCACTGGGAAGGACTTTAATGAGTGTCGAACCGATACTCTCGGGACTGGCCCGCGATTCATCATCCAAGCGCATGAAGATATCATGGATTCTCTGGCCTTCAATAAATTGTCCGGCGGATTCGCCATTCAAGGCGATTTCCAGATCTTCGGCCAGGGCTCCTGATTTGATGCCGACCTTTCCCGCCTCGTCCCGATCCACGGCGATCTTCAGTTGTGGTATCAGAACGAGGGGCTCGACCTGAAGATCAACGACGCCCGGGATTTTCTCCAAGAGACCATAAGTTTCGCCGGCGAGCCGCCGCAGCTCACTTAACTCCGGCCCGAAAATCTTCACCGCGATCTGGGCCCGCACACCGGACAGCAGATGATCCAGGCGATGGCCGATGGGTTGGCCGAGGTTTACATAGACGTCTCCCGTCGCTTCGATTTTCTCTCGTATTTCTTTTAATACGATCGGCCTGGGTCTTCCTCCTTCCTTGAAATCCACATCGATCTCGTGCCAATGGACGCCTTCGGCATGCTCATCCATCTCGGCCCGTCCCGTGCGCCTGACCGTGGACGCCACCTCGGGCACCGAGAGGATGGCTTCCTCGACTTTGATGCCGAGTTTATCCGAGGCCGCAAGAGAAATGCCAGGAGCGCCTGCGACGCCGATCGTGGCTGTGCCTTCGTTGAAATTGGGCAGAAAGTTGCGGCCCATTTTGGGTATCAGGCTCAAAGCGAAGACGAGTAGACCGATGGAGACTCCGAAGACCAACCAGGGTCTCGGCATAGTGAAGGTCACAATCCGACGCGCGATCTGCTTCAGCATGCGAACAAAGAATCCATCTTCGCCATGGGCAATAGCTTTGGACTGAGGCAGGAAATAGGAGCAGAGCACGGGAGTGATGGTCAAAGAAATTACCAAGGAAGCCAGGATGGAAATGATGTAGGCGATTCCCAGCGGAACGAAGAGCCGGCCTTCAATGCCGCCGAGGGCGAAGAGAGGCAGGAAAACGAGACAGACGATGACGGTCGAAATCACAATGGAATTTCGGACTTCGGATGAGGCGGCGTAGATGACCTGTAGGGGATTTTGAGGTGACGCCGAGAGTTTATTCTCGCGGAGCCTGCGGAAGACGTTCTCGACATCGACGATGGCGTCATCCACCAGTTCACCTATGGCGACGGCCAATCCACCCAGAGTCATGGTGTTGACGCCAAGTCCCACGAGATGGAATACGATCGCGGTCGTGATCAAGGATACGGGAATGGCCACCAGGGTGATCGCCGTGGTGCGGATATTCAGTAGAAAAAGGAAGAGAATGACGGCGACCATGATGATCCCATCCCTCAGGGCTTCTTTCACATTGTCGATGGCGGTTTCGATGAAGTGCGCCTGGCGGAAGAGGTTTTTCTCGATCCTGATGCCGTTGGGAATGGATGGGGTCAGCTCATCCAGCTTTTTGTCGATCTGGGCGGTCAAGTCAATGGTACTGGCATTGGGCTGTTTTTGAATCGTGAGGATAACGGAATGCTTGCCGTTGATGCTGCCCTCGCCGCGTTTCAATCGCGCGCCGAGCTTGACTTCGGCGACGTCTCGGATGAAAACCGGCTGGCCGAAGTGCATCCCCACGACCGAGTCTTTAATATCATCGAGCGAAGTCACGCGACCAAGAGGGCGAATCAGGAATTCCTTGTCGCCGATATCAAGAAAGCCTCCTGTGGTATTTTCGCTCACCTCGTGAAGCGCTTCCTTGAACTGCTCCAGCGAAATCCCCCGCTTTTGCAGTGCCTGGCTTGAAACCAGGATTTGATACTGTTTGACCTCGCCGCCCATAACGATGACCTGGCTGATCCCGGGGATGGTCATCAGCTGCGGACGCAGAGTCCAATCCGCATACGAGCGGAGGTCCATGGGTGAGCTGCTGCCATCTGCGGCTGTCACGCCCACGAACTGAATTTCGCCCATGATCGAGGTCACAGGCCCCATGACGGGGATGATGCCAGGTGGCAGACGACCTTGGAGAAGCTGCAGCCGTTCGGCAATGAGCTGACGGTTGTGAAAAATTTCCGTGCCCCAATCGAATTCCACATGAAGGATGGCAATGCCGATGCCGCTGGATGATCGGACCCTCAGAACGCCCGGCGCTCCGTTCAAAACCGATTCGATGGGCACGGTGACCAGCGACTCGACTTCTTCGGGGGCGAGGCCGTGAGCTTCCGCTAAAACGGCAACCGTGGGTCGATTCAGGTTGGGCAGGACGTCGACCGGCAGCTTTTGGGCCACCACCAATCCATAAGCACAGATAGCAAGGAGCAAACCCAGAATCGTCAGACGATGATTCAAGGAATAGCGAATAATAGCAGTGAGCATCAACTTCTCCGCAAGCCTGGGACGCAGCAAATGTTATACGTGCAGACGGATACTCCGTACAGCAGCGTGTCCTTGTCATAAAAATGAGAAGGTCCTGGCTTAGGCAATAGGAGGTCGCAGAAGGCTGGCTAAAAAGGGATCGCAGATGAGGGTCTTCACGTGCATCAAAGGCGGAGGTTGAAATATGGATTCCCGATGGAACACCAGGGCATGGGAAAGGGGCAGGGCGGGATGCGCGAAGAGTCCCCAAACGTCTCGACTATGGCTGTGATCCTGCTGATGCGCAGCACCCTTCTGGCTGTGATCCTGCTGAAGCGGCTCGGAATCGTGGTCGTGATCATGATCATGATGCGCGACGTGGATGACCGTTTTCACATATTTCAAACTGTGAAAAGGTAAAGTCAGGAGTAAAGCAATAATGTAGCCTAGGACGTTTTTCATGTCTCAACCGTGAGTGAACAACGGCTGTACGATACTAGCTTCACGAGCGGGACGCTATAAGTCATATTAACATGCGTAAGAACTTGTTAAGGAGGACCGATGGGAGAAGCGCCCTGGATGACAATTCGCAGAGCCACCACTGCCGATGCTCCCGGCATCGCCAGAGTTCATGTGGAAACCTGGCGTTCCACCTATCAGGGCCTGGTCCCTGATGACTATCTTGCTGGGCTTTCGATTCCGGCTCGACAGGAATTTTGGGACAAGCTGATCCGCCAGCAGCCCCCGCGGGAGCATCTCTTTGTTGCCGAGGATCCGTCAGGCAAGATCGTGGGCATGATTTCGGGAGGACGGAATCGCAGCGAGCTGCCTTACGACGGCGAGGTCAAGGCCATCTATGTCCTGAAAGAGAATCAGGGTCAGGCGCTCGGCAGACGTCTATTTCAGGCGTCCGTGAATCAACTCGCTGATGATGGTTTTCGAAGCTTCATGGTTTGGGTTCTGGAACAGAATCCTGCCTGTGGTTTTTACACGCACCAGGGCGGACGGGCAGTCGGCGAGGCGGATGAGAATATCGGGGGAAAAACGCTCAAAGAACTGGCCTTCGCCTGGGACGATCTGCAGCGTCTCACGACGGCAAAGCGGATTTACCATATCACGGATCAAGCCCTGTGGCGGAAAGCTCTGGGGCAAGGGATCTATGAACATCCGTCCCTTAAGCAGGAAGGTTTTATTCACGCTTCCGAGCGATCCCAATTGCTGGGAGTGGCGAATCGCTATTTTCAAAAAGTGAAGGATTTGCTTGTGCTGGAATTGGACGCATCTCGACTGCAAGCGCCACTTCGCTTCGAGAATACAACAGGCGGTACCGAACTCTTCCCGCATATCTATGGGCCTATCCATCCTGATGCCGTGCTGCTGGTCCATACCCTTGAGGCACTTTGCCCGGATCGAAACTGAAGATCATGCCACAGGACTCAAGCTTGAGGCGCTTCAAAAACTGTGGCAGATGGCGCAAAAATCTCTCCATTCCCTCTGTCTGAGTATACTCATCACGGACGAAGATCCATGATACGGGCTGCATTTGCCGTAAAAAACCGCCTTTGGTATGTCCATTGCTTTTCCATCCTAAATAAGCACTCACTTGCGAGGTGAGCTGATGAAAAATGATAAGGACAGGCAGGCGTATGTCATGCAAGGAAGCCAGGACCTGCGCGCTCTGTTCGAGTCGATCCAGCGAGCCGGCTACCGCATCGCGGGACCGAGGTTTCGGGATTCTGCGATCGTCTTCGAATTCCTGGAACGATTCGAAGACCTGCCCTTTGGTTTCGAAGAGAGTCAGAAGCCAGGATCATACCGGCTCAAGGCCGCGGCGAATGCCTTCTACTTTGCCTATAGCGTCGGGCCTCAATCACTGAAGGCCATTCTTCACCCCGCGCGGCGCAAGCTGTTTGAGGGGAACAGAGTCGGTGGCCATTGGCAATTCACTGCCGAGGAAAAGGAAGAGCCGCCTGTCGCCCTGTTTGGAATAAGATCGTGCGATCTGAAGGCACTGCATGAGTTGGATAAAGTTTTTCAGGGCCGCAATGCGATCGATGCGCATTATAGCCGGCGGCGCCAGGGCCTGATCGTGGTCAGTGCGAGCTGCCGCAAGCCTTCTGAACTTTGCTTCTGCACATCCATGGGGCACGGACCCATGGCCACCGATGGCTTTGATATCAATCTTACGGAATACCTTTCCCATCAGCGGCATGAATTTCTGGCAAGACCCGGCACGGCGCGTGGTCATGAGTTTTTAAAGTCCCTTGATCTTCGTGTCGCCGATGAGCTTGCCATGGACGAGGAAGAAACCGTGGTGCGGAAGGCCAGGGAAAGGATCAAAAAAACCCTGCCCACCAAGGGTCTGCCGACTTTTCTGAAAGACAACCTGGAGCATCCACAGTGGGATGATGTCGCACGGCGCTGCCTCAGCTGCGGAAATTGCACCATGGTCTGCCCCACCTGCTTTTGTACGACGGTTGATGACATCACGGATTTAAGAGGGGAGCACACGGAACGCTGGTTGCGCTGGGATTCCTGCTTCAACTTCGATTTCAGTTTTATTCATGGGGGAGCCGTGCGCCCCACGACGCGATCACGCTATCGTCAATGGTTGACTCATAAGTTGGCGACCTGGCACGATCAATTCAAGAGCTGGGGCTGTGTCGGCTGTGGCCGCTGCATCGCCTGGTGCCCGGTGGGCATTGATTTGACCGAAGAGGTGA includes these proteins:
- a CDS encoding OmpP1/FadL family transporter; this translates as MRKVSVIGLTLMAKMQTVQAAGFAVKQQSASSMGTAFAADGVGQDDISTLFTNPALLEKVEGSEVAASLVFMSPVLEFKNGSSSTAAGTPYANQSSLKTEQSDIMESKIMPTFYAATRLNQDWHVGLSMNAAWGSASKYASDWVGRYYATETELTGINLGLLTSYQVLPGLTLGGGVQLQRANGLLAQAVDLGSVIYRAQRLAGAAGDPTLVGNRDIIAEFKGQGDSAGFVLGLTYDITSALELGLSYRSPVKHKVEGDMTFAAENVASQLTLTQVASREAQFRSADASLSMSTPAIYVAGLSYRALSQLTVYGNATYTDWDSMEKLEIKYGEGQSTKTLLGWKDSVYAAVGADYAFVAGQKLRAGFAYESEPIEDGLRNPRSPGSDRTVYALGYGYQSMSGYYFDAGFNYYQYKSAPLDLKASAYAENQIRGNLSGEYERNIKLLMLQTGRKF
- a CDS encoding DUF1254 domain-containing protein, encoding MKYIQLGMFLLATCLAPWAEARSPARDAAAEQELRDIATEAYIYVYPLVTMDVTRKVMTNTATDDGLGRGPMNSFHHIRTFPSADMKDVVRPNFDTLYSVAWLDLTQGPLVIDTPDTQGRYYLLPMMDMWTDVFAVPGKRTTGTKAAQYVVVPQGWKGQLPAGAEKIEAPTPYVWIIGRTQTNGVQDFANVNDVQNGFTVRALDSAAQEPTSNVAPDPTVDMATPPLEQVNRMPALDYFRYAAELMKLHKPHITDQSLLFRLEKLGLVPGQSLKVQNALIQKALEAGAADGLKKIESQAGRLGERVNGWQIDRGTMGVYGNDYLKRAYITLAGLGANLPEDAVYPLAFTDAYNEPLTGAKNYVLHFDKDELPPVDAFWSVTMYDVQGFPVPNPLNRYALGDRDPLKYNPDGSLDLYIQHENPGPDKESNWLPAPEGGMGVTMRLYAPRASVLDGSWNPPAIR
- a CDS encoding TolC family protein, which codes for MKSWASLLTLLLLPTNLLARETVLVKYDELPQRVQKNSKEVKAAEFLKEASAARQGYQARARYPKLDLESGLRGVREVDGSGESAPFFKVEGSVNLYRGNRDALKDTLQDKETAIRSEEAQLVFRNQLGLAREIFVKLASVRELKNAWTEAVQVASAKKKSSRVKVNAGLTTNTDLLEFELHEAALKREKRNLDKEEHELSNKLRILLGLPEDANISLDRAFAHPPEPKEGDYKLAAGTHPAVRKLSLQAEQAQMIAGSSVTQWTPDVNLFASYEEFLQGTQEEPGSLPKRDFAAGIRLSIPLGDNLSVQNEASAKRLEASAYELQKQHSTQQIEAVYHEHLHDMKVLHDLIHDSDEQLQKARKYLKQTSEEYERGVRSGADVLEASRTLYRTQVENIQLVFDYYLAELALRRLTSNEQHTAPAS
- a CDS encoding efflux RND transporter permease subunit translates to MLTAIIRYSLNHRLTILGLLLAICAYGLVVAQKLPVDVLPNLNRPTVAVLAEAHGLAPEEVESLVTVPIESVLNGAPGVLRVRSSSGIGIAILHVEFDWGTEIFHNRQLIAERLQLLQGRLPPGIIPVMGPVTSIMGEIQFVGVTAADGSSSPMDLRSYADWTLRPQLMTIPGISQVIVMGGEVKQYQILVSSQALQKRGISLEQFKEALHEVSENTTGGFLDIGDKEFLIRPLGRVTSLDDIKDSVVGMHFGQPVFIRDVAEVKLGARLKRGEGSINGKHSVILTIQKQPNASTIDLTAQIDKKLDELTPSIPNGIRIEKNLFRQAHFIETAIDNVKEALRDGIIMVAVILFLFLLNIRTTAITLVAIPVSLITTAIVFHLVGLGVNTMTLGGLAVAIGELVDDAIVDVENVFRRLRENKLSASPQNPLQVIYAASSEVRNSIVISTVIVCLVFLPLFALGGIEGRLFVPLGIAYIISILASLVISLTITPVLCSYFLPQSKAIAHGEDGFFVRMLKQIARRIVTFTMPRPWLVFGVSIGLLVFALSLIPKMGRNFLPNFNEGTATIGVAGAPGISLAASDKLGIKVEEAILSVPEVASTVRRTGRAEMDEHAEGVHWHEIDVDFKEGGRPRPIVLKEIREKIEATGDVYVNLGQPIGHRLDHLLSGVRAQIAVKIFGPELSELRRLAGETYGLLEKIPGVVDLQVEPLVLIPQLKIAVDRDEAGKVGIKSGALAEDLEIALNGESAGQFIEGQRIHDIFMRLDDESRASPESIGSTLIKVLPSGQGVTLADVSRIYQGSGPNMINREDMQRRIVVSANTQGRDLGTTVQDIQKKLSELTLPAGYFIKLGGQFESQQQASQRILVLGLLSLLGIFTVLYLHFRSWILSIQVMLNIPLALIGSVLAIYMTERVLSVATLIAFITLCGIASRNGILMVSHYLHLMKEEGETFGKDMILRGTLERLVPVLMTASTAALALIPLLLAAGEPGKEILHPVAVVIVGGLVSSTFLDLIVTPTAFYLFGQKASEQYLRFQANQGELL
- a CDS encoding GNAT family N-acetyltransferase; its protein translation is MTIRRATTADAPGIARVHVETWRSTYQGLVPDDYLAGLSIPARQEFWDKLIRQQPPREHLFVAEDPSGKIVGMISGGRNRSELPYDGEVKAIYVLKENQGQALGRRLFQASVNQLADDGFRSFMVWVLEQNPACGFYTHQGGRAVGEADENIGGKTLKELAFAWDDLQRLTTAKRIYHITDQALWRKALGQGIYEHPSLKQEGFIHASERSQLLGVANRYFQKVKDLLVLELDASRLQAPLRFENTTGGTELFPHIYGPIHPDAVLLVHTLEALCPDRN
- a CDS encoding 4Fe-4S dicluster domain-containing protein; this translates as MKNDKDRQAYVMQGSQDLRALFESIQRAGYRIAGPRFRDSAIVFEFLERFEDLPFGFEESQKPGSYRLKAAANAFYFAYSVGPQSLKAILHPARRKLFEGNRVGGHWQFTAEEKEEPPVALFGIRSCDLKALHELDKVFQGRNAIDAHYSRRRQGLIVVSASCRKPSELCFCTSMGHGPMATDGFDINLTEYLSHQRHEFLARPGTARGHEFLKSLDLRVADELAMDEEETVVRKARERIKKTLPTKGLPTFLKDNLEHPQWDDVARRCLSCGNCTMVCPTCFCTTVDDITDLRGEHTERWLRWDSCFNFDFSFIHGGAVRPTTRSRYRQWLTHKLATWHDQFKSWGCVGCGRCIAWCPVGIDLTEEVKSMKVTHEESYGHNKLV